The Jiangella alba genome includes the window CGGTGACGTCCTCGGCGCCGAGGACGAGGTCGAGGCCGCCGCCGAGCGGATCGAGGTCGGCCAGGATGACCGTCATCCCCTGCCGGCTCGCCGTCACCGCCAGTCCGGTGGCCAGCACGGACGCGCCCGCGCCGCCGCGACCACCCATGACGCCGACCACCAGCGCGTCCCCGCCGCCGCCCTCGGCCGCGTCGGCGAACCGGCCCGCCAGCCAGGGCTCGCCCTCCGGGAAGAACAGCACCTGTTCCGCCCCGATGGCGACGCCGCGACGCCAGATTCCGGCGTCGTCCTCGTGAACGCCGACCAGGATGACGCCCGGCCGACGTGGCAACGACATCGCGGTGACGGCGTCGGCCTCATCGTCGCCGACGACCACCAGTGGAACGTGTGACCAGCGTGATCGCGCCGATTCGAGGCGATCGACGACCTCGAGCTCGACGGACGCGGCGGCCGCGATGCGGAGCAGATCGTCGAGGACGGCGTCGTTGTGGGTGATGACCAGCGGCCGTGGTGGCGGCGGCACGTCGATCGGGCCGGCTGGACGACGGCGGGGGCGGGTGGCGGTGCGGGACACGGGACCTCCGGGGATGGGTGCGGAACTCCCTTTCACCCTTGCCGCTGCGAGCGTTTCGTTCGCGGGCCGATTCGCGGATTGTGGACAACTCGGCGAATTCGTTGGGGCTGTGGACAACTGCCTGTCGAGGGGGCGCAGCCGCCGGTGGCGCGGCGCTCGGGAGGTCCGCAGAACGACGCTCGATCAGTCGGCGGCGCTCGGACGGCCGGCGGCCTGCGGTAGACGGCGCGGCACTCAGGCGGCCGGCCGGCGGCGCAGCGCTCGGGCGGTCCGCTGAACGACGCTCGATCAGTCGGCGGCGCGCGGCACTCGGTCTGCCGACGCTCGATCGGTCGGCGGCCGGTGGCGCGCGGCACTCGGTCGGTCGGCGGCGTGCGGTAGACGGAACCGGCGCTCGGGAGGTCCGCGGAACGACGCTCGATCGGTCGGCGGCCGGTGGCGTGCGGTGGCCCGGCCGGAACGGCGCGGCGTGCGGCGGCCGAACGGTGGTCAAGCGGCGGTGCGGCACTCAGGCGCCGGCTGGTAGCACGGCGGCCGGCGGTACGGCGGCCGGCGGCACGGCGGCGTGCGGCCGGTGGCGTGCGGCCGGCAGGACGGCGCCCGGGCGGTCGGTCCGCGGAACGGCGCGACAGCCTGCGGGCCGATGGGGGCGGGACGCGCGGGCCAACCCCCGGATCGAGGCACGGCCCGGCGACGGCCCACTCGGCGACGGCGACGACGGCCGACCCGACGACGCACAGCCCGGCAACGCACGACCCGGCGACGGCCGACCCGGAGACGCGCGGCTCGCCCCACACCCGAGCAGCGTGGCGAACCGGAAACGGTCCCCGTCGCCCAGCAGCGCTGATGAAACCGGTACCGGAAAAAAGACACGGCCCCTGCCGGGTGGGAGGCAGGAGCCGTGCGGACCCGGCCAGGGGGCGGGCCGGGTCAAAAGGCGGCGGGGGGGTGCCGCCAGAACGCATCGTCCCCAACGGTGGCTGGGGCCAAACCAACGCGACGACTTTTAATCCGGCGCCCGCCACGGAGCCGCCTGGGCAGCGGCCACCGGCACTCCTGGATATCCTCGTTACTCGTGGACAACGACGACCGCCCTGCGACCGCGGCGTTCTTCGACCTCGATAAGACGATCATCGCGAAGTCGAGCACGCTGGCCTTCTCCAAGAGCTTCTACCAGGGCGGTCTGATCAACCGTCGAGCTGTGCTGCGCAGCGCGTATGCCCAGTTCGTCTATCTGGTGGGTGGCGCCGACCACGACCAGATGGAGCGCATGCGCGAGTACCTCTCGGGCCTGGTCACCGGCTGGGACGTGCAGGTGGTCAAGGACATCGTCGCGGAGACGCTGCACACGATCGTCGACCCCATCGTGTACGACGAGGCGGTCACGCTGATCGAGGAGCACCACCTGGCCGGCCGCGAGGTCGTCGTGGTGTCGTCGAGCGGCGCGGAGGTGGTCGAGCCGATCGGCGACATGCTGGGGGCCGACCGCGTCATCGCGACCCGCATGGTCGTGGGCGACGACGGCAAGTACACCGGCGAGATCGACTACTACGCGTACGGCGACAACAAGGCCGAGGCGATCCGCGAGCTGGCCAAGGACAAGGGCTACGACCTCAGCCGCAGCTACGCGTACACGGATTCCGCGACCGACCTGCCGATGCTGGAGGCGGTCGGCCACCCGTACGCCGTCAACCCCGACCGCGCGCTGCGCCGAGCCGCCGCCGACAACGGCTGGCCGGTGCTGGTGTTCTCGAAGCCGGTGGCGCTGCGCCAGCGGGCGTCGATCAGGGACGCGCCGAAACCGGCCATCGCGGCGGCGGCGATCAGTGCGGGGGCGGCGGCAGCGGGGCTGGCCTGGTACGCCGTCCGGCGGCGCCGCTCCTGAGACCTCTGGATTGACGGAATCGGCTGGGAGCTTGCTGCCCCTCGAGCAGGACGAGGGCCGTGCGACCGTCCTCCGTTGCCGCGGCGTCCCGGCCAGGTCCTCAGCGCGCCGGACCTCCAGGCGGCCGGCGCGGGGGAGAATGCGACGTGCACCACGGCCGAAAGTCCGCCGCGTCGACCCCTCACCCGCCGCGCCGACCCCGGTCACCCGCCGAACTCGCGGCCCTTCTCGCGGTAGTACGCCGCCTCGTCGTCGCGGCCGAGCTCGTAGAGGACCTCGCTGAGCCGCGCCACGGCGGGACCGTGACCGGCGGCGGCGGCGCGGCGGTAGAACCGTTCCGCGGAGTCG containing:
- the ssd gene encoding septum site-determining protein Ssd, translated to MSRTATRPRRRPAGPIDVPPPPRPLVITHNDAVLDDLLRIAAAASVELEVVDRLESARSRWSHVPLVVVGDDEADAVTAMSLPRRPGVILVGVHEDDAGIWRRGVAIGAEQVLFFPEGEPWLAGRFADAAEGGGGDALVVGVMGGRGGAGASVLATGLAVTASRQGMTVILADLDPLGGGLDLVLGAEDVTGLRWPDLAESRGRLGARALRSELPGRHGLAVLSWDRGDLLTLAPDAADVVLAAARRAVDLVVLDLPRWPDPAAEYAIGLCASVLLVVPAEVRAVASANRVAASLTTLAADVRVVTRGPSSSGLRGPDVAMALGLPFALHLPAEPRLGTQLDRGESPGLDNKGPMVQGCGRLLESLLRDHRLVGT
- a CDS encoding HAD family hydrolase, with translation MDNDDRPATAAFFDLDKTIIAKSSTLAFSKSFYQGGLINRRAVLRSAYAQFVYLVGGADHDQMERMREYLSGLVTGWDVQVVKDIVAETLHTIVDPIVYDEAVTLIEEHHLAGREVVVVSSSGAEVVEPIGDMLGADRVIATRMVVGDDGKYTGEIDYYAYGDNKAEAIRELAKDKGYDLSRSYAYTDSATDLPMLEAVGHPYAVNPDRALRRAAADNGWPVLVFSKPVALRQRASIRDAPKPAIAAAAISAGAAAAGLAWYAVRRRRS